One window from the genome of Thermococcus siculi encodes:
- a CDS encoding NifB/NifX family molybdenum-iron cluster-binding protein encodes MAKKRCLKVAFGMEDDEHLIDAHYGDSEFFAIYEVCEDGEVKLLEKRHNKAKDFKEEDEGHGDPRKFKAVVGQLLDVDVLAAFRMGPNFLRIRDKTNKVAFFTRTRDLKLALQRVVEGFDDLWEQVQAKKAEKPPIEE; translated from the coding sequence ATGGCCAAGAAGAGATGCCTTAAGGTCGCGTTCGGGATGGAGGACGACGAGCACCTCATCGACGCCCACTACGGCGACTCGGAGTTCTTCGCGATATACGAGGTCTGTGAGGATGGAGAGGTAAAGCTACTCGAAAAGAGGCACAACAAAGCAAAGGACTTCAAGGAGGAAGACGAGGGTCACGGAGACCCGAGGAAGTTCAAGGCCGTGGTTGGCCAGCTCCTCGACGTCGACGTTTTGGCAGCATTCAGAATGGGACCGAACTTCCTGAGAATCCGCGACAAGACCAACAAGGTGGCATTCTTCACGAGGACGAGGGACCTAAAGCTCGCACTTCAGAGGGTCGTTGAGGGCTTCGACGACCTCTGGGAGCAGGTGCAGGCTAAGAAGGCTGAAAAGCCACCAATAGAGGAGTGA
- a CDS encoding SDR family oxidoreductase has product MRNKLVVVTGGAGFIGSHIAWELVKDNEVIIIDNLYTGKEENVPPGAKLVRADIRDYEAIAELISHADYVFHEAAQVSVVESVQNPVFTEEVNVLGTLNILKALLQGHGKLIFASSAAVYGDNPNLPLKETERPKPLSPYGVTKWSAEEYLRVFHELYGLPVVALRYFNVFGPRQSANQYAGVISIFINRALKGEPLVIFGDGKQTRDFIYVKDVVRANILVAENRKANGRVFNVATGKQTSILELATKVIEITGSNGSILFDRPRPGDIRHSLADISEIRKLGFEPEWSLEEGLKKTVEWYQSQGLNTTR; this is encoded by the coding sequence ATGAGGAACAAGCTGGTCGTCGTCACGGGCGGCGCTGGATTCATAGGCTCCCACATAGCCTGGGAGCTGGTAAAGGACAACGAAGTGATAATCATCGACAACCTCTACACGGGGAAGGAGGAGAACGTCCCGCCGGGAGCGAAGCTGGTAAGGGCGGACATAAGGGACTATGAAGCCATCGCGGAACTGATAAGCCACGCGGACTACGTCTTCCACGAGGCGGCACAGGTGAGCGTCGTCGAGAGCGTTCAGAATCCGGTCTTCACGGAGGAAGTCAACGTTCTCGGGACGCTGAACATTCTGAAGGCCCTACTCCAGGGCCACGGGAAGCTGATCTTCGCATCCTCTGCGGCGGTCTACGGCGACAACCCCAACCTTCCGCTCAAGGAGACCGAGAGGCCAAAGCCGTTGTCCCCTTACGGTGTCACCAAGTGGAGTGCCGAGGAGTATCTCCGCGTTTTCCACGAGCTGTACGGCCTTCCGGTTGTTGCCCTCCGCTACTTCAACGTCTTCGGACCGAGGCAGAGCGCCAACCAGTACGCCGGAGTTATAAGCATCTTCATAAACCGGGCGCTGAAGGGGGAGCCGCTGGTTATCTTCGGCGACGGGAAGCAGACGCGCGATTTCATCTACGTAAAGGATGTAGTTAGGGCGAACATTCTCGTGGCCGAGAACAGAAAAGCGAACGGGAGGGTCTTCAACGTCGCGACCGGAAAGCAGACGAGCATACTGGAGCTTGCAACCAAGGTAATCGAGATAACAGGCTCAAACGGCTCGATACTCTTCGACAGACCGAGGCCCGGCGACATAAGGCACAGCCTCGCGGACATAAGCGAGATAAGGAAGCTCGGCTTCGAACCGGAGTGGTCGCTGGAAGAAGGGCTGAAGAAGACGGTGGAGTGGTACCAGAGTCAGGGTTTGAACACCACAAGATAG
- a CDS encoding DUF2341 domain-containing protein, translating to MRVLRITSLFLILMLLAVTFGLAVPSINVNVQEIGAGSCDVVSPAVQASVYIKWEPSGLFGSRWQIGYINITFSDSLPRGTKWFLNITIQGRRSTGEHHANGTLSSNLPAGQPLHIPPENITNSDQTYRSPTVENITIILLSPDYSQCPYRSITVSVQKLGVGHKFSGSSSGRLVLPVHEKNGTYLTDYAVEFNLSGSWDYPYFTDADGNRLYYWYRYDPNLNVTLFWVLMNLSPYENTSIYFYWGDAASYDPTYVDPNKIFLFFDDFNGDSLDTNKWNYHYESDPIEVSNSLVKLPQKSSIWTKVTLPKSYTVIVNGTLRRAKRNNYGPFYAVFIDPITKIGSGEALYRVLGSNEDHLVDINVSTVSVVTDYDSISNPYTLRSSHIFHIYVNSNGTVYTFEDLSPKVYIEGLTPIEGFFGLGAITLPRRNPFITFDWVALRKHVPKEPEVDTPTIEGDYYLVVFKP from the coding sequence ATGCGGGTCTTGAGGATTACTTCCCTCTTTCTCATTCTCATGCTCCTTGCCGTGACCTTCGGGTTAGCTGTGCCCAGCATAAACGTGAACGTGCAGGAAATTGGTGCTGGGAGTTGTGATGTGGTGAGCCCTGCAGTTCAGGCTAGTGTGTATATTAAGTGGGAGCCCTCCGGATTGTTTGGATCGCGGTGGCAAATAGGTTACATTAACATCACTTTCTCGGATTCCCTGCCTCGGGGGACCAAATGGTTTCTCAACATAACCATACAGGGTAGAAGGTCTACTGGGGAGCACCATGCAAACGGCACCCTCTCCAGTAATCTTCCTGCTGGACAACCCCTTCATATCCCACCCGAGAATATTACCAATAGTGATCAGACTTATCGGTCACCAACCGTTGAGAACATAACAATAATTTTGCTCTCCCCTGATTATTCTCAGTGTCCCTATAGATCCATAACAGTTAGTGTCCAAAAGCTTGGTGTTGGACATAAGTTTAGTGGATCTTCAAGTGGAAGGCTGGTACTACCCGTTCATGAAAAGAACGGCACTTATCTGACCGACTATGCGGTTGAATTCAATCTCTCAGGCTCCTGGGATTATCCATACTTCACAGATGCAGATGGAAACCGCCTATATTACTGGTACAGGTACGATCCGAACTTGAACGTGACGCTATTCTGGGTTCTGATGAACCTTTCGCCCTATGAAAACACGTCTATTTACTTTTACTGGGGTGACGCAGCGAGTTATGATCCTACATACGTTGACCCGAATAAAATATTCCTGTTTTTCGATGATTTCAATGGGGACTCACTAGATACGAACAAGTGGAATTATCACTATGAATCTGATCCGATTGAAGTCTCAAATAGTTTGGTCAAACTGCCACAGAAAAGCAGTATCTGGACAAAAGTCACCTTGCCCAAATCTTATACTGTTATTGTAAATGGAACTCTTCGGCGGGCTAAGCGGAACAACTATGGTCCATTCTATGCAGTTTTCATCGACCCTATTACGAAAATAGGGTCAGGAGAAGCATTATACCGGGTTCTAGGGAGTAACGAAGATCACCTCGTGGACATAAACGTATCTACCGTCAGTGTAGTTACCGATTATGACTCAATATCTAATCCTTATACTTTGAGATCTTCGCACATATTCCATATCTACGTGAACTCCAATGGGACTGTTTATACCTTTGAGGACTTGAGTCCCAAGGTTTATATTGAGGGATTAACGCCAATTGAGGGTTTCTTTGGTTTGGGCGCGATCACCCTCCCCCGAAGGAATCCTTTCATCACCTTTGACTGGGTGGCCTTAAGAAAGCACGTGCCTAAAGAGCCAGAGGTGGATACCCCCACTATTGAAGGAGACTACTATCTTGTGGTGTTCAAACCCTGA
- a CDS encoding P-loop NTPase, with translation MQIAVSGGKGGTGKSTVAVNLAVALKGLGINLTFADLDVEAPNDHLLLGVELANEEPVMQFMPRFDYSKCTKCRKCAEVCEEHAIITMRDGTPFLMPNLCSGCRACEIVCPVPGAILEGKRLIGHTYVTPTPYGFTLVTGRLREGEERSMPLVVAAKKKAQAVQEGLLFIDTAAGTGNTVSKAVEFSDLLIAVTEPTPLGIHDTELILELGKLMEMPTWVVVNRADLGEKEKVYELARKYGAEVVAEIPYSENIVRSYVEGRPIVLTDYPEAEIFTGLAKRVLDFLGGDE, from the coding sequence TTGCAGATAGCCGTGAGCGGTGGAAAAGGAGGCACCGGAAAGTCAACGGTGGCCGTAAACCTTGCCGTTGCACTCAAAGGACTGGGAATAAACCTTACCTTTGCCGACCTCGACGTGGAGGCCCCCAATGATCACCTTCTCCTCGGGGTCGAGCTGGCCAATGAGGAGCCGGTGATGCAGTTCATGCCGCGCTTTGACTACTCGAAGTGCACCAAGTGCAGGAAGTGTGCTGAAGTCTGCGAGGAGCACGCTATCATAACGATGCGCGATGGAACGCCGTTCCTCATGCCGAACCTCTGTTCCGGATGCAGGGCCTGCGAGATAGTCTGCCCAGTGCCGGGGGCGATACTCGAGGGCAAGAGGCTCATCGGCCACACCTACGTTACGCCGACCCCCTATGGCTTCACCCTCGTCACGGGAAGGCTCCGGGAAGGGGAGGAGCGCTCGATGCCCCTCGTGGTTGCCGCAAAGAAGAAGGCCCAGGCCGTTCAGGAGGGACTCCTCTTCATCGACACTGCCGCGGGCACGGGGAACACCGTCTCGAAGGCCGTCGAGTTCTCAGACCTTCTCATAGCGGTTACGGAACCCACCCCGCTCGGAATCCACGACACGGAACTCATTCTTGAACTCGGAAAGCTCATGGAGATGCCCACGTGGGTCGTGGTGAACAGGGCCGACCTCGGTGAGAAGGAGAAGGTCTACGAGCTAGCCCGGAAGTACGGGGCTGAAGTGGTTGCTGAGATTCCCTACAGCGAGAACATCGTGAGGAGCTACGTCGAGGGGAGGCCGATAGTCCTGACCGACTACCCAGAAGCGGAGATATTCACCGGCCTTGCAAAGAGGGTTCTCGACTTCCTCGGGGGTGATGAGTGA
- the pfdA gene encoding prefoldin subunit alpha, whose protein sequence is MAEMNEQLEKLAYEYQLLQAQAQLLAQNLELLTLGRNEFQAVKETLEELKKVEDEKPEILVPIGAGSFLRARIEDKENAIVSVGAGYAIEKNLDDAVTYLDARIKEYDDAIAKTQEGLKKLESQLGELAQKAQRIQQEQAMGFSVKK, encoded by the coding sequence ATGGCGGAGATGAACGAACAGCTTGAGAAGCTCGCTTACGAGTACCAGCTCCTTCAGGCCCAGGCCCAGCTCCTGGCCCAGAACCTCGAACTGCTAACCCTAGGAAGAAACGAGTTCCAGGCTGTCAAGGAGACTCTCGAGGAGCTGAAGAAGGTCGAGGACGAGAAGCCGGAGATACTCGTGCCCATTGGGGCCGGTTCGTTCCTCAGGGCGAGGATAGAGGACAAGGAGAACGCCATCGTCAGCGTCGGTGCCGGCTACGCCATCGAGAAGAACCTCGACGACGCGGTTACCTACCTGGATGCCAGGATAAAGGAGTACGACGACGCGATAGCCAAGACCCAGGAGGGACTGAAGAAGCTTGAATCCCAGCTCGGAGAGCTCGCTCAGAAGGCCCAGAGGATCCAGCAGGAGCAGGCGATGGGCTTCAGTGTTAAGAAGTGA
- a CDS encoding iron-sulfur cluster assembly protein — translation MRAEEILELLKGVKNPFTEMDIVSEGLVRKVEVDDEEDTVRIYVAFARFTPLHPFAMAVNWPVQRRIVEDIVNVLEDKLGYFEIVDDTTLQRYYPLDKTEV, via the coding sequence TTGAGGGCTGAAGAGATACTGGAACTCCTCAAGGGAGTCAAAAACCCGTTCACGGAGATGGACATAGTCAGCGAGGGGCTGGTAAGAAAGGTGGAGGTTGACGATGAGGAGGATACCGTTAGAATATACGTCGCCTTTGCCCGCTTTACCCCCCTCCACCCCTTCGCCATGGCCGTCAACTGGCCGGTTCAGAGGAGGATCGTGGAGGACATAGTAAACGTTTTAGAGGATAAACTGGGATATTTTGAGATAGTTGATGACACAACTCTCCAGAGATACTATCCGCTGGATAAAACGGAGGTATGA
- a CDS encoding AbrB/MazE/SpoVT family DNA-binding domain-containing protein, with protein MVIPVVSIRLKVGPKGQIVIPKVFREAYGIKEGGEVIVEPREDELVIKRVPDTEELLRKLKEYHKKRKGKKLVKLGDLKGISLEDEFDEAWGIEE; from the coding sequence ATGGTGATACCGGTGGTTAGTATCCGCCTGAAGGTCGGCCCGAAGGGCCAGATAGTCATCCCCAAGGTGTTCCGTGAGGCCTATGGGATAAAGGAGGGCGGGGAGGTTATAGTGGAACCCCGCGAAGATGAACTGGTCATCAAGAGAGTACCTGACACAGAGGAACTCCTAAGAAAGCTCAAGGAGTACCACAAAAAGAGAAAGGGGAAAAAGCTGGTAAAACTTGGGGATCTGAAGGGAATAAGCCTCGAAGATGAGTTCGATGAGGCCTGGGGGATCGAGGAATGA
- a CDS encoding nucleotide-binding protein — MQIAIASGKGGVGKSTITASLLYFLKDDYRLVAVDADAEAPNLGLLLGVREWEEEREHVGAKVARISTESCIRCGICMERCPYDSIYIDDDGNYVVNELTCEGCNVCGLVCPVPGTISLEEARSGVIRRATTKYGFPIISAQLDVGRPESGKLVTEEKEWAKRLMEEQGLEHMVVDSAAGIGCQVIASLGGADVAILIAEPTPASLSDVQRVYKVVQHFREPAYLIINKADINPGFTALREWAESEGIPVLGEVPYDRAIPRSMAMLKPFVEAFPDSKAAEAMRDIAERVKAEILK, encoded by the coding sequence ATGCAGATAGCCATAGCCAGCGGCAAGGGTGGCGTTGGAAAGAGCACGATAACAGCTTCGCTCCTATACTTCCTCAAGGACGATTATAGGCTCGTTGCCGTTGACGCAGATGCTGAGGCCCCGAACCTCGGCCTGCTCCTCGGAGTTAGGGAGTGGGAGGAGGAGAGGGAGCACGTAGGCGCGAAGGTCGCGAGGATAAGCACGGAGAGCTGCATAAGGTGCGGCATATGTATGGAGCGCTGTCCCTACGACAGCATTTACATCGATGACGACGGCAATTATGTGGTCAACGAGCTTACCTGCGAGGGCTGCAACGTCTGCGGCCTTGTCTGTCCCGTTCCGGGAACTATATCGTTGGAAGAGGCCCGCTCCGGCGTCATTAGGAGAGCCACCACGAAGTATGGCTTTCCAATAATATCTGCCCAGCTCGACGTTGGCCGGCCGGAGAGCGGGAAGCTCGTCACGGAGGAGAAGGAGTGGGCGAAGAGGCTCATGGAGGAGCAGGGTCTCGAGCACATGGTCGTTGACAGCGCCGCGGGAATCGGATGCCAGGTCATAGCCAGCCTCGGCGGGGCCGACGTCGCGATACTCATAGCCGAGCCGACGCCCGCCTCACTCAGCGACGTTCAGAGGGTCTACAAGGTCGTCCAGCACTTCAGGGAGCCGGCCTACCTGATAATCAACAAGGCGGACATCAACCCGGGCTTCACTGCCCTCAGGGAGTGGGCCGAGAGCGAGGGGATACCGGTTCTCGGAGAGGTGCCCTACGACAGGGCGATACCCAGGAGCATGGCCATGCTGAAGCCCTTCGTCGAGGCATTTCCGGACTCAAAGGCAGCGGAAGCGATGAGGGATATAGCGGAGAGGGTTAAGGCGGAGATTTTGAAGTGA
- a CDS encoding alpha/beta hydrolase, translating into MEVYKAKFGTPERGWVILVHGLGEHSGRYGKLISMLNDAGFAVYTFDWPGHGKSPGKRGHASVEEAMEIIDDLIDEIGERPFIFGHSLGGLTVIRYAETRPDRIRGVVASSPALAKSPKTPGFMVALAKVLGRITPGLTLSNGLDPELLSRNPDAVKRYVEDPLVHDRISAKLGMSIFDNMELAHREADRIRVPVLLLVGTGDLITPPEGARKLFEELKVEDKTIKEFEGAYHEIFEDPEWGEEFHRTIVEWLVAHSMEATGWKSAERASSIMGD; encoded by the coding sequence ATGGAGGTTTACAAGGCCAAGTTTGGAACTCCCGAAAGAGGATGGGTCATCCTCGTCCACGGCCTCGGCGAACACAGTGGAAGGTATGGAAAGCTCATCTCGATGCTCAACGATGCAGGCTTTGCCGTCTACACCTTCGACTGGCCCGGACACGGAAAGAGTCCGGGGAAGAGGGGCCATGCAAGCGTTGAGGAAGCTATGGAGATAATAGACGACCTCATCGATGAAATCGGCGAGAGACCCTTCATATTCGGCCACAGCCTCGGCGGGCTGACGGTTATACGGTACGCGGAGACGAGGCCAGACAGGATAAGGGGCGTTGTAGCCTCCTCCCCTGCCCTCGCCAAAAGCCCCAAGACGCCGGGCTTCATGGTAGCCCTCGCCAAAGTTCTTGGAAGAATAACTCCAGGCCTGACCCTCTCAAACGGCCTCGATCCGGAACTTCTTTCCAGGAATCCCGATGCAGTGAAGCGCTACGTAGAAGACCCCCTCGTCCACGACAGGATTTCCGCCAAGCTCGGCATGAGCATCTTCGACAACATGGAGCTGGCCCACAGGGAGGCGGACAGGATTAGAGTTCCGGTCCTTCTTCTCGTGGGCACCGGCGACCTCATAACCCCACCGGAGGGGGCCAGGAAGCTCTTTGAGGAGCTTAAGGTGGAGGATAAAACCATCAAGGAATTTGAGGGAGCCTACCACGAGATCTTTGAAGACCCGGAGTGGGGCGAGGAGTTCCACAGAACGATAGTGGAGTGGCTCGTGGCCCATTCCATGGAGGCTACAGGATGGAAGTCAGCAGAGAGAGCATCTTCCATTATGGGGGATTGA
- a CDS encoding type II toxin-antitoxin system VapC family toxin, which produces MKLLIDTSLFVYLNANMGDELAERLDRFYTELVRDNEAYTNVLVLDELIHVSRRKYGVSYPDTISFIEDIILPAVRVLPITFNDYLTAKELILKYNLRPSDALHIATIQNNGLQAIVSEDEDFDKLPIKRLWLEV; this is translated from the coding sequence ATGAAGCTCCTTATCGACACCAGCCTTTTCGTCTATTTAAACGCCAACATGGGAGACGAACTCGCCGAGAGGCTCGATCGCTTCTACACGGAGCTGGTCAGGGACAATGAAGCTTACACCAATGTCCTCGTTCTGGATGAACTTATCCACGTCTCCAGAAGGAAGTACGGGGTAAGCTATCCCGACACGATATCCTTCATTGAGGACATTATACTGCCCGCTGTGAGGGTGCTTCCCATCACGTTTAACGATTACCTCACCGCCAAAGAACTCATCCTCAAATACAACCTCCGCCCATCTGATGCCCTCCACATTGCCACCATTCAAAACAACGGCCTCCAGGCTATCGTGAGTGAGGATGAGGACTTTGATAAACTTCCCATAAAGAGGCTCTGGCTGGAGGTGTGA
- a CDS encoding adenylosuccinate synthetase produces MPSYIVVGGQWGDEGKGSVIAYLALKDRPDVIARGGVGTNAGHSVFINGKKYAVRQLPTGFIQRDARLLVGAGVLVDPEVFFHELEHLRDFEVARRVGIDYRCAIIEEGHKKLDSTNGHLHGKIGTTGSGCGPANADRVMRTAKLARDIGELEPYLTDVAAEVNDALDEGKLVLVEGTQGFGLSLYYGTYPYVTSKDTTASAIASDVGIGPTRVDDVIVVFKSFPTRVGAGPFPTEMSGEEAEKLGLVEYGTVTGRRRRVGWFDFEFARYSARLNGATMLAITMLDKYDKSAFGVTDYDKLPKRAREFIEEIEERVGVPVGLIKTGPEMEHIIDLRENI; encoded by the coding sequence ATGCCGAGCTACATCGTTGTTGGCGGTCAATGGGGGGACGAGGGCAAGGGTTCAGTTATAGCGTACCTTGCCCTGAAGGACAGGCCAGATGTGATAGCGCGCGGTGGGGTAGGAACCAACGCGGGACACAGCGTCTTCATAAACGGGAAGAAGTACGCGGTGAGACAGCTCCCGACGGGCTTCATCCAGAGGGATGCGAGGCTCCTCGTGGGGGCCGGTGTTTTGGTTGACCCCGAGGTCTTCTTTCACGAACTTGAGCACCTGAGGGACTTCGAGGTTGCCAGGCGCGTCGGCATCGACTACCGCTGTGCGATAATTGAGGAAGGGCACAAGAAGCTCGACAGCACCAACGGCCATCTCCACGGGAAGATAGGAACCACCGGGAGCGGCTGCGGGCCGGCGAACGCCGACAGGGTGATGAGGACGGCGAAGCTCGCCAGGGACATCGGGGAGCTTGAACCCTATCTCACGGACGTTGCAGCCGAGGTGAACGATGCGCTCGACGAGGGCAAGCTCGTTCTGGTTGAGGGAACCCAGGGCTTCGGGCTGAGCCTCTATTACGGGACCTACCCATACGTCACTTCCAAGGACACCACGGCCTCGGCAATAGCGAGCGACGTTGGAATCGGTCCAACGAGGGTGGATGACGTCATCGTCGTCTTCAAGAGCTTCCCGACGCGTGTTGGGGCGGGTCCGTTCCCGACAGAGATGAGCGGGGAAGAAGCTGAAAAGCTGGGTCTCGTTGAGTACGGAACCGTCACGGGCAGGAGGAGGCGCGTGGGCTGGTTCGACTTCGAGTTCGCCCGCTACTCCGCGAGGCTCAACGGGGCGACGATGCTCGCGATAACCATGCTCGACAAGTACGACAAAAGCGCTTTCGGCGTCACGGACTACGACAAACTCCCGAAGAGGGCCAGGGAGTTCATTGAGGAGATAGAGGAGAGAGTCGGCGTGCCAGTTGGCCTCATAAAGACCGGGCCGGAGATGGAGCACATAATCGACCTGAGGGAGAACATCTAA